The sequence CCAGGTCAGATTATCTGCATTGTCACGATGTGCCTTTGCCCGACGAATACACATGTTCGCTGCGGATTCAATTACCCAGTCGAAATTTTCTTGTCCTACGCTGTTGATATCAGCATCAGGAGCAGGGTTGCAGAAATCAATCGCATAAGGAATGCCATCTCTCACAGCGAATTCCACGGTGTTGAAATCATAACCCAATGCTTCATTGAGGCGATAGGTATAATCAGTAAGGGTATCTAACAATTTTTTATCGGCATTGAACTTATTGTGGACATATCGGAGATGATGCGGATTGCGTGGCTCATACTCCATGATCCGGATGTCTTTTTGTCCGATGCTGTAAATTCTATAGTAGGAATCAAATTTAATTTCTTCCTGCAATAACATCACCAACTGTCCGGTTGTTTGATGCGACTGGAAGAAACCATCCTGCGTGTCTAACTGAAATACATTTTTCCAGCCACCGCCTGAATGAGGCTTCATATAAACAGGTAAGCCTGTGTATTCAAACATCCCCTGCCAGTCGAGTGGCATGGCAAGATTTCTAAACGAGGCTTCGCTGGTATCAGTCGGCCATTGGTTAGAGGGCAATAAGCAAGTTTTTGGTACAGGAATACCAAGGCGAGTGGCCAGACAATTGTTAAAAAACTTCTCATCCGCGCTCCACCAAAACGGATTGTTCAGTACGGCAGTGCCATTCAAAGCGGCGTTCTTCAGATAAGCTCTGAAAAAAGGAACATCCTGTGAAATACGATCCAGAATCACGTGGTAGTCAACCGCTTCTCCTTGAATGCATTTGTCGATTTTTACAAGCTCCGCTACTATACCGGGTTCTTTTTTTGAATTAATCCTTTCAATAAGGGCATCGGGAAAGCTACGTTCCATGCCATGCATGATTCCTATACGTTTCATATGATAAATAATTTGAGATTTTTCCGCTTCGAAGGTACTAAATACAGGCAAATTTTAAAAGATGCGCTACTGATGTATTTCACAACCGAAGTTGATTTTCGTAAGGTGATGGATTGAAATCAACTCTCTGATATGAAACACTCTGCGGCGATTTCTTATAACGATTGATTTCGCTAAACAGTGAAAGACCAGCTATTTCAGAAGTCCATTCTCCCGAAATAGGTCGGCAGCATATCTCGCCAGGCCGGCCAGTCGTGGGGCATTCCCGGGCGGACATCTAACCAGTAGGGAATACCTTTTCTGGACATGATTTCAGCCAGGCGTTTATTCTGCGGGAGACAAAAATCATGTTCTCCAACACCCAGCACAATGCCCATCTTCCATAAGTTTTCATCCTGTAATCCTCCTAAAAAATCTACGGGATTATTGTAGTATACATTTTCATCATAATAACCATCCATATGATTGGTGATATCAAAGGCGCCACCCATGCTAAATACATTGGCCACTCTATCCGGATGTCTGAACGCGAAATTGATCGCCTGATAGCCTCCAAAACTACAGCCGGCCACCGTCACTTTATGCTGACCGCTCTCGTTGCTGGCTCTTCCCACCACCTCATCCAAAATAAACTGATCATATACGGTATGGCGACGTATCCGCTCACCCGGATGAATCATCTCCTCGTAAAAGGAATGTTCATCAACACTGTCAGGACAGTATATCTTTACCAGTCCGTTATCCACAAACCATTGCACACTGTCAATAAGTTTAAAGTCTTTATTCTGGTGGTAAGTCCCCATCGAGGTAGGGAAGATAATCACCGGCTTTCCTCCCGTACCAAAAATCAACATCTCTGTTTCATGTCCAAGGGTAGGGGAAAACCATTTTACGTGTTCTTCTTTCATCAGGTTTTTTATTGAAGGTCAAAGTTAAAAAATGTTGGGAATTTATTTAATAACATGAAGTTTAATTTAAATTCATAGTGGTAATTCTACTTTGAAGATGTAATGCTGTTCAACTGCAAATTTTAATATATTTATGTGGTGGACTTGTAAAATTGTCCCCAAAGCCAGATTAATTTTAATTACTAGTAAAATTTACTATATATTTGGATGTAAGTAGGAAAGAGTTGGAGGGATTTTAGTTCAAAAGTGTTTGTTTTAATGGTGTAATAATTGTGCAAATGGGTTTTTTTATCAAGGTTTTATTAAAACGAGCTGTGCTCTTTGTACTCCTGTTTTTCTCTACTTTATTAATTGCTCAGCCCGGATATTTAATCAGTGCCGGCGGAATGGCGAATGATGAAGCATATGATATTGCATCAACATCCAACGGAGAAGTATTTACCTGCGGATATTTTAATAATACAGCCACCTTTGGGACTATTTCCAGATCGAGTACAGGTTCTGCTGATCTGTTTATCGCCCATCAGGATGCATCGGGAAATTATGATTGGGTATTCACAGCCGGTGGACCTTTTTTTGACAGGGCGTATTCGATAAGTCTGGATCAAACCGGGAACGCTTATGTTACAGGAGTATTTAGCGGGACTGCTGTATTTGGAAACCAAAGTTTAATAACTGCAGATACCACGCAAGATGTTTTTGTATTAAAGCTGGATCCATTGGGAAATCTGATATGGGTACAGCAGTTTGGAGGTCCGGGTAATGATCTGGCCTTTACATTGGATACAGATAATTCCGGTAATGTGATTGTGGGAGGTCAGTTTCGGGGGACTTCTTCCTTTGGCGCAATGAGTTACACGAGTGTGAGTAATTCCATCACCGGAGAGCAGGGGTATGATCTCTTCCTGGTACGACTGAATTCAACAGGGAATGTTATTTGGTCAAAACATGGTTTTTCAGGTTATGATGACCGGGTGACCAGTGTGAGTTTTGGGCAAAATTCAGAAGTATTTGCGGGTGGTCAGTTTTCTGATACGTTGACATTAGATGCGGTCCATTCTTTTGCAGGCTTTAACTTTTCCTTCCTGGCAAAATTCAGTTCTTCAGGAAGTGAAATGTGGTTCAAACCCATGATTGCTCTGCAGGTTACTCAAAGAGAAATTGATTTCAGGAATGGAACTGTGCTGGTCTCCGGTGAATATCAAGGTCAGTTTTATTATAATGGTGCCACAATGAGTGGAATGACTTCCACTTATCCCAATAAATGTTTTCTTTTACTTCTTGATAATTTTGGAACCCCATATCTTCCAGAGACATAGGATCAGATAATTTTATGAGTCTGCAGGGTGCCCACTTCAACCAATCAGGAAAAATATGGGCCTGTGGTAACTTTAGAAAAGTACTAAGTGAATTTTCGGTATTAACCGGAAATGGTGTCTTCAATACTGCCGGCTTTCGTGATGTTTATTATGCCGGATTCAGCAATCAATTGGCCCTCGAGGAATATGAACATATCGGTGGACCGGGGGATGATGTAGTCAGCAATCTCACAACAACTATCGCCGGTGAACCTATTTTATGTGGCAGCTATAGCAGTAATTTTAACATTCCTGCCGATGGAACTTTTTTATTTAACGCAACGAATCACGATTCATCATTTGCTGGGCCATCACAACCCTCCTTGTATTGTAATGATGGAAATTACAGGAATTATATTTCTGTATACTCCAATGGATTTCGTGAAGTATTTGTTTGTCGTCCGTTCCTGACTTCAAGGAGCACCTATGATTATTTCGACCGGTCGGGTAGTGTTCCCTGTCAGCGTGATTCATTGCAACCGGAGTTTGATTTGACCTCAGATACCTTGGTGGATTGTGGAACAGCAAAGATTTACTGGAAGTTATATACAGGTCAGGATGGAGTGATCGGTCCTGCGTATAACTATTTGTGGTCTGATAATAGTACAAATGATACGTTGACCATTGCAAGCTCAGGTTGGTATTCATGTCAATTGACCACAGTAGATGGGTGGAGGTCTTACAGAGATTCAGTGTATGTGGAAATTACACCCATCCCGCCTGTTCCTACAGCCGCCTGTATCAATGCGCAGATCTTTGCTGCAATACCTGTGGTGTATTGTGATGAAAAGGTATTGTATCTCGCGAATACCCAGGCTTTCATTTATTGCAATAATAATCCTCCCGGTTATACAGTAACATGGCAAACACCTTTCGGTAACTTCACAAGCGATACGATACAACTTGGTGTTGCCGGCGTATATACTTGTGTGATTGCTGCACCCGGTGGTTTATGTCCCAAGCAAACCTGTTTTGAAGTTATTATTTACGATACTGCCAGCACGACCTGCATTCCTCAGAATTATTATCCGATGCTAGTTTTTGAAGACCCTGCAATAGAAGCGATCGACACAGTCAGATTTTGTCCTGATGAATATTTTGTAATGAGATTGGTAGATTCTGTTTCCTGGATGAATGGATTGCCGCAACCGATGCTTCCTGCTTTTGTAAGCTGGTCTATGAACGGACCGGTTGTGTTTTCTGATAGTGGGGCGGTCTATACATTTATGATACATCGGAATTTTTTCAAAGGCACAGGAACGGGAAATGCTTCCGTTACCGCAGATATTATTAATCCGATAGGAGGCGCTAATTTATTTTCTATCACACGTGACTTTTATGTAATACTGGATCTTCCACCGCCTCCTGATGCATCGATTTCCGGACCGACAAGTATTTGCCCCGGAGATACCATTACATTGATCGTACAGCCTTCGCGTCCGTATACTTTTAATAATGCAGGAGTAGTTCAAAGCAATGCAAAT is a genomic window of Bacteroidota bacterium containing:
- a CDS encoding esterase family protein, encoding MKEEHVKWFSPTLGHETEMLIFGTGGKPVIIFPTSMGTYHQNKDFKLIDSVQWFVDNGLVKIYCPDSVDEHSFYEEMIHPGERIRRHTVYDQFILDEVVGRASNESGQHKVTVAGCSFGGYQAINFAFRHPDRVANVFSMGGAFDITNHMDGYYDENVYYNNPVDFLGGLQDENLWKMGIVLGVGEHDFCLPQNKRLAEIMSRKGIPYWLDVRPGMPHDWPAWRDMLPTYFGRMDF